A stretch of Bombina bombina isolate aBomBom1 chromosome 2, aBomBom1.pri, whole genome shotgun sequence DNA encodes these proteins:
- the LOC128648277 gene encoding LOW QUALITY PROTEIN: citrate synthase, mitochondrial-like (The sequence of the model RefSeq protein was modified relative to this genomic sequence to represent the inferred CDS: inserted 2 bases in 1 codon), with translation MSLITAGRMCARILGVKNSPCVLIAARQASSSTNLKDVLADLIPKEQTRIKNFKQQHGKTVIGQITVDMVYGGIRGIKGLVYETSVLDPDEGIRFRGYSIPECQKLLPKAPGGEEPLPEGLFWLLVTGEVPTQELVNWISKEWAKRAALLSHVVTMLDNFPNNLHPMSQLSAAITALNSESNFAKAYAEGVNRAKYWELIYEDSMDLIAKLPCIAAKIYRNLYREXSIGAIDSNLDWSYNFTKMLGYTDTEFTELMRLYLTIHSDHEGGNVSAHTSHLVGSALSDPYLSFAAAMNGLAGPLHGLANQEVLVWLTSLQKDLGGEVSDEQLRDYIWNTLNSGRVVPGYGHAMLRKTDPRYTCQREFALKHLSNDPMFKLVAQLYKIVPNVLLEQGKAKNPWPNVDAHSGVLLQYYGMKEMNYYTVLFGVSRALGVLAQLIWSRALGFPLERPKSMSTDGLMQLVGTKSG, from the exons ATGTCTTTAATCACCGCCGGACGTATGTGTGCGCGAATCCTGGGAGTCAAGAACTCTCCTTGTGTTTTGATTGCGGCACGACAGGCAAGCTCTTCCACAAACCTGAAAGATGTCCTGGCAGATCTCATCCCCAAAGAGCAGACAAGAATCAAGAATTTTAAACAGCAACACGGAAAGACAGTCATTGGGCAGATAACTGTTGACATGGTGTACGGTGGAATTAGAGGGATTAAAGGACTGGTTTATGAGACATCTGTGCTTGATCCTGATGAGGGTATCCGTTTCCGTGGCTATAGTATCCCGGAGTGCCAAAAGTTGCTACCCAAGGCCCCAGGTGGGGAAGAGCCACTGCCTGAGGGACTGTTCTGGTTGTTGGTGACAGGAGAGGTGCCTACTCAAGAGCTGGTCAActggatttctaaggaatgggctAAGAGAGCTGCTCTTCTTTCCCACGTTGTAACTATGCTGGATAACTTCCCCAACAACCTGCACCCTATGTCCCAGCTGAGTGCAGCTATCACAGCACTTAACAGTGAGAGTAACTTTGCCAAGGCTTATGCTGAGGGTGTCAACAGAGCAAAGTACTGGGAGCTAATATATGAAGACTCTATGGATCTGATTGCTAAGCTACCCTGCATAGCAGCCAAGATTTACCGCAACCTTTACCGTGA CAGTATTGGAGCCATCGACTCCAACCTAGATTGGTCTTATAACTTCACAAAGATGTTGGGTTACACAGACACTGAGTTCACTGAACTCATGAGGCTTTATCTCACCATCCATAGTGACCATGAAGGAGGCAATGTTAGTGCTCACACCAGTCATTTGGTGGGTAGTGCCCTGTCAGATCCCTACCTATCCTTTGCTGCTGCTATGAATGGACTAGCAGGTCCTTTGCATGGATTGGCCAATCAGGAGGTACTTGTTTGGCTGACATCCCTGCAGAAAGATCTAGGTGGGGAGGTATCAGATGAACAGCTCAGAGACTACATCTGGAACACTCTGAACTCTGGCAGAGTGGTACCTGGTTACGGACATGCTATGCTGAGGAAGACTGATCCCCGGTATACTTGTCAGAGAGAATTCGCCCTGAAGCATCTATCCAATGATCCTATGTTCAAATTGGTGGCTCAGCTTTACAAGATTGTGCCTAATGTATTGCTTGAGCAAGGCAAAGCCAAGAACCCCTGGCCTAATGTGGATGCTCACAGTGGAGTACTTCTACAGTATTATGGAATGAAGGAGATGAATTATTACACAGTTCTTTTTGGTGTATCACGAGCACTGGGTGTCCTTGCACAGCTGATCTGGAGCCGAGCACTGGGCTTTCCTCTTGAGAGGCCCAAATCGATGAGCACAGATGGCCTTATGCAGCTGGTCGGAACAAAATCTGGTTAA